The DNA sequence CGCCGCCGTGGTCGACGCGCACGGCAAGATCGTCCACGCCTGGGGCGACGTCGAGCAGGCCGTCTTTCCCCGCTCGGCGATCAAGCCGCTTCAGGCAATCGCGGTCATCGAGACCGGTGCTGCCGACGCTTTCGGGCTCAGTGACGCGGAACTCGCGTTGACATGCGCCTCTCATAGCGGCGAGCCCAAGCATGCCGATATGGTGAAGTCCTGGCTGGAGCGGATCGGACTGGGCGTCGAGCATCTCGAATGCGGCGCACACCCGCCCTATTATGCGCCGGCGCACGAAGCGATGATCCGGGATGGCCGGAAACCGACTGCCGCGCACAACAATTGCTCTGGAAAGCATTCGGGGATGCTTTCCGCCTCGCGCCACATGGGTGAAGCGACGAAGGGCTACATCAAGCTCGATCATCCCGCACAGCGGCGCTGGATGAAAACAGTCGGCGAATTGTGCGGTGTCGATCTCGGCCGCGCACCCATGGGGATCGACGGGTGCAGCATCCCGACCGTGGCCATTCCCATCGTCGCGATGGCGCGCGGCATGGCGAGGCTGGCGAGCCAGGCCGGCCTTCATGCGGAGCGAGTCGCCGCTGCAAGGCGCGTCGTCGCCGCCGCGACCGGGCACCCGGACCTTGTCGCGGGGACCGGTCGCTTCAATACCGTGGTGATGGAGGGGTTGAGCGGACGGGTTCTATTAAAGGGTGGGGCTGAAGGCGTCTATTGCGCGGCGATTCCAAGCCTCGGGTTCGGCATCGCGCTCAAGATAGACGATGGCGCCGGTCGCGCTGCCGAGGTCGCGACGGCAGCAATTCTGCGGCATGTGGGTGCGATCGACGATACGAACTGGACCGCGCTGGCGGATGCCTGTCGGCCCAAGATCAGCAACTGGAACCACTTCGAGGTGGGCGAGATCAGGGCGGCGAACGGCTGGCTCGCCGGTTAGCCGACCTTCAAAAAGGCGGGGGTTCCGCGATGAAAGCTGTCCTGTGCAAGGCTTGGGGCGATCCGGGGTCGCTCGATTTCGGGGAGGTCCCGGCACCGGCCCTCAAGCCCGGCCACATCCGCATTGCGGTTCACGGCGCCGGGATCAACTTCGCCGATACGCTCATGATCGCGGGCAAGTACCAGGAAAAGCCGGACTTCCCGTTCAGCCCGGGCTTGGAAGTTGCCGGCGTGGTGAGCGAAGCGGCACCCGAAGTGACGCATCTCAAGGCAGGCGATCGGGTGATGGCCTACACCGGCCACGGCGGCTTTGCCGAAGAAGCGGTTGTACCCGCGGTCCAGGCCTTCGTCGTTCCAAAGACCATGGACCTCGTGACCGCGGCGGGCTTTCCCGTCGCTTACGGCACCTCTCACGTGGCACTCGCCTATCGCGCCAATCTACGGCCCGGCGAAACGCTCCTTGTCAATGGCGCCTCGAGCGGGGTCGGCCTTACCGCCGTCGAGATCGGCAAGGTGATCGGCGCCACGGTGATTGCGACCGCCGGCTCGCCGGAAAAGCTCGAGGTGGCCCGCAAGGCGGGCGCCGATCACGGGATCGACTATTCCCGCGAGGACATCCGGGAACGCGTTAAGGCGATCACGGAGGGCAGGGGTGCGGACGTGATCTACGACCCCGTGGGCGGTGACGTGTTCGATGCCTCCTTGCGTTCGATTGCATGGGATGGCCGGCTCGTCGTGATCGGTTTTGCGTCCGGCCGAATCGCCCAGGCGCCGACCAATTACATCCTCATCAAGAATTGTGCGGTGATCGGGGTGCTTTGGGGTGCGAGCGTGCGCCGCGATCCAGCACTCGCACGCAAGAGCTATGACGAACTCTTCCGCTGGTACGAAGAAGGCAAGCTCAGGCCCCTCGTCTCGCGCACGATCCCGCTCGCAGAAGCGGGCGAAGCCTTGAGCCTCATGATGGCGCGAAAAATCACCGGCAAAGTCGTGCTGACGACAGGCCACACCTGATGACACTGGCGTTCAGCCGGGCGTGTGCGACAGCTTGCCGCGATTTATCTCTCTGAAGCCGCATGCGTCGCCGCTCGCTCGTCGCGAAAATCGTAGTCGCGCACGACTGCTGCAACACGGATGCGGAAATGCTTGAAAATGCCGCCCTTGCCGCGTGCCTGGGCCATCTGATGCTCGGCGTGGCCGCGCCAGATCTTGATCGCGGCCTCGTCGCGCCAGGTCGAGAGCGAGAGATATTTTCCCCTTTCGGTCAGGCTTTCGAAACGTTCGACCGAGACGAAGCCGTCGATCTTCTGAAGCTCCGATGCGAGCTCCTTCGCCAAGTCGAAATATTCGTGCGCGCGCCCTTCATTCGGGATCACCTCGAACACGACCACATGCATCGCAGCACCCCCTCTTCGCGCGTAAGGCCGCGATGATGCGTGTCCGGCACTCGCCTCGCAATGCAATTCTCCTCATCGAGTTCCTCTGTCGACATCGCTCATCGGAACTCCGAGGAGGATTGCACGCGAGGTGGAACCGCGAATTCATCTGCGCCAGAAGGGTTTGGCGTACTCGTGATAGGCTTCGCTCTGACCGAGGCCGATATCCTTCAATCCCTCCTCACCGAGGCTCATCAGTTCCCGCCTCTGGCGTGCACGCTCCCGCCAAAGATGGATTTGATGGGCAAGGGCCTGGGAGAGCTGAACGAGTCCGACGCGGATCTCGTGGCCTCCATGCCTGCCGCGGGGCTCCCGGCCTCCCGCAGCGCTCGACAGCTCCATGCTGATCTGGTTCATATCTGTTTTCCTCACAGGTTTCGGAAAGACTATTGGTTCTTTCCCGCATTGAAATTCATCTCGTGACTATTGATTTATGCCGTATTGCCCTTGCAAACAATCGATTACTTCTAATATAATACGTGAGATAAAATCACGTGAATGGAGGGACACGTGGCCCGCCGCCTTCCCCCGCTCAAGGCCCTGCCGGACTTCGAGGCCGCGGCCCGGCATCTGAGCTTCACCAAGGCCGCGGACGAGCTGCACGTCACCCATGGCGCCGTAAGCCGACAGGTGAAATCGCTCGAGGACTTTCTCGGTGTACAGCTTTTCCGCCGCCTCAACCGAGCACTTCGGCTGACCGATGAGGGCCAGGCCTACCTCTCGACCGTGCGTACGCTGCTCGAGGGGCTCGCAGAGGCGACCGACAGGATCCGCAAACGCGATGAGCAAGGCGGGCTCGTGGTCAGCACGACAATGTCATTCACGATCAAGTGGCTGGTGCCGCGCCTTGCCCGCTTTCGCGAGCGGCATCCGGAGATCGATGTACGCGTGCAGGCGGAAGACCAGGTCGTCGATTTCGTGCGCGACGGCGTCGATATCGGCATCCGGTATGGCCGCGGTGAATATCCGGGCCTCAAGTCGGACCGCCTCATGAGGGACGATTTCGTGCCTGTCTGCAGCCCGGCACTCCTCGATGGTGAGCATCCGCTGCGCCAGCCGAGCGATCTCAAATATCACGCCTTGCTTCACGAGATGGGGACCCAGATCGATTGGCGCACCTGGCTGATGGCGGCAGGGGTCGAAGGGGTCGATCCGTCGCGCGGACCCGTCTACAGCCATTCAAGCCTGATCATCCAGGCCGCGATCAACGGCGAAGGCGTCGCCCTCGGCCGGACGGCCCTCATCATGGAGGATCTGGCCGCCGGCCGTCTTGTCGTCCCATTCGATATCACGCTCAAGGCCGAGTACGCGTATTACGTCGTCTACCCGCCCCGTGCGATCGAACGCGCCAAAGTCCGCGCCTTTCGCGATTGGCTGCTCGAGGAGGCCGCGGCGGAGCAATCCCTGGCGGCAGTGGTGAGGGCGTAAGGGCCTCACCCTTCGAGACGGCGCTGCGCACCTCCTCAGGGTGAGGACTTCATTCTTACAAATAATCAACTTCATGGTGAGGAGGCCGCCGACGCGCTCCGCGCGTTTTCTTCCGCGTCACGCATAGAGGCGGCCGTCTCGAACCATGAAGGGGGCCGCGGAAACGACGAATGCGGCTAGCGGAGCACTTTCTTGATCCGCGCCATGGCTTCCTCGAGAAGGGAAGGTGCTTGGGCGAAGCAAAGCCGAAGATGGCCCTCCCCGCCGGCACCGAAGGCGGAGCCCGGTGCGAGGCCGACGCCGGCCTCCCGCACGAGGCGTTGCGCCATCGCCAGGCTGTCGGACATGTCCGCGACCTCGAAGAAGGCATAAAAGGCGGCATCGGGCGGAATGAAGCGAACACGGGGAATTTCGGCAAGATGATCGGCGACGATATCCCGGCCGGCACGGCAGCGCGCCACCATTTCCTTGACGAACGGCTCGCCCTTCCGGAGGGCCGTGGCGGCTGCCGGTTGAAGAAAGGTCGGCACGCCGCTCGTGTTGTAGCCGACCAGCTCGCCGATGATGTCGCCGAGTGGGGCGGGTGCCGTGATCCAGCCCATGCGCCAGCCGGTCATCGCCCATGCCTTCGAGAAGGTATTGGCGATGAACACCGGATCGCCGGGTTCGGCGATTTCAAGGAAAGACGGGGCCGTATTCGAGTTGTAGACAAGCCGATGGTAAACCTCGTCCGCCAGGATCCAGATGTTCCGCTCGCGGCAGAAATCGAGCAGCGCCTTTTGTTCCTCGCGCGTCATCATCCAGCCCGTGGGGTTGTTGGGCGAGTTGATGAAGAACATGCGCGTGTCCTGGTCGGCGGCGTCGAGGAGCTTGTTGAGGTCGAGCTTCCAGCGACCTTGCTCCTGGTCGAGTACGACTTGGCGCAGCTCCGCACCCATGATGTGAACGGTCGCACTCCCGTTCGGCCAAGCGGGCGAAACGGTCACCACGTTGTCGCCCTTCTCGACCACGAGCTCCATGAGCACCATGATCGCGTTCATTCCCGCGGCCGTGATCGTCACGCGATCCATGTCGATTTTGCGGCCGTATAGGCCCGACATGTAATCGGCGAGGGCCTGGCGCAGGTCCGGTATCCCCCGCTTGTGAGTGTAGAAGGTCTCACCCCGATCGATCGCCGCCTTGGCGGCCTCGCGGATGAATTCGGGCGTGGTCACGTCCGACTCGCCATACCAGAGCGGGATCACGCGCGGATCGCCGAGGGCGAGCTTCGAAACTTCGCTGATCCGCTGCGGCTCAAGGGCCGAAATATCCGCACGGATCCGTCCGGCCAGGCGCTCCGCCTTGCCGAAGATTTTGGTCAGAATCTGGTTCAACGCTTGAGCTCCGGGATTTCCTTGAAGAGTTCGAGGGCTTCGGGATTGGCGAGGGCTTCGATGTTCTTGACTGACCGGCCGTGGACCACATCGCGCACGGCGAGTTCGACGATCTTGCCGGATTTCGTGCGCGGAATGTCATGAACCTGGACGATCTTCGCCGGGACGTGCCGTGGCGTGGTGTTTCTCTTGATCTGCGCCTTGATCTTGTCGATGAGCACCGCATCGAGCTTGAGGTCGTCGTGCAGTTTGACGAAAAGGACGACGCGCACGTCGCCGTCCCAGTCCTGCCCGATCACGATGCTTTCGACCACCTCGTCGAGCTGCTCGACCTGCCGGTAGATTTCGGCCGTGCCGATGCGCACGCCTCCCGGCTTGAGCGTGGCGTCCGAGCGGCCGTAAATGACGATCCCGCCATGCTCGGTCACCATGCACCAGTCGCCGTGACACCACACGCCGGGAAATTTCTCAAAATAGGCGGCGTGATATTTCTTGTCGCCGGGATCGTCCCAGAAGCCGACCGGCATCGACGGAAATGGTTTCGTGCAAACAAGCTCGCCCTTCTCGCCCTCGACCGCTTTACCGTCTTCGTCGAAGACCTCGACGGCCAAACCGAGCAGAGGCCCTTGGATTTCGCCGCGCCAGACTGGGCCGATTGGATTGCCGCCGACGAAGCACGCGACGATGTCGGTGCCGCCCGACACCGAGGCGAGGTGCACATCCTTTTTGACATAATTATAGACGTAATCGAAACCTTCGGGGACGAGTGGCGAGCCGGTCGAGCCGATTGCGCGCACCGTCGCGAGACTGTGGGTCTTGATCGGCTCGAGTTTGGCTTTGTGGCACGCATCGATGTACTTGGCCGAGGTGCCGAAAAAATTCATCCCGGTCGCATCCGCGAAATCGAAAACGACATTGCCGTCCGGATAAAACGGCGAGCCGTCATAGAGGAGAAGGGTGGCTTCGGCCGCGAGTGCCGAGACGAGCCAGTTCCACATCATCCAACCGCAGGTCGTGAACCAAAAGACCCGATCGCCCGGCCTGATGTCGCAATGGAGCTTGTGCTCCTTGAGGTGCGTGAGGAGAACGCCCCCGGCACCGTGGACGATGCATTTGGGCACACCCGTCGTTCCCGAAGAATAGAGAATATAGATCGGATGATTGAAGGGCAGCCGGCGGAACGCGATATCG is a window from the Alphaproteobacteria bacterium genome containing:
- a CDS encoding asparaginase, coding for MRPSPSETIRVQVEANPVLVTIVRGAAIESRHRGAAAVVDAHGKIVHAWGDVEQAVFPRSAIKPLQAIAVIETGAADAFGLSDAELALTCASHSGEPKHADMVKSWLERIGLGVEHLECGAHPPYYAPAHEAMIRDGRKPTAAHNNCSGKHSGMLSASRHMGEATKGYIKLDHPAQRRWMKTVGELCGVDLGRAPMGIDGCSIPTVAIPIVAMARGMARLASQAGLHAERVAAARRVVAAATGHPDLVAGTGRFNTVVMEGLSGRVLLKGGAEGVYCAAIPSLGFGIALKIDDGAGRAAEVATAAILRHVGAIDDTNWTALADACRPKISNWNHFEVGEIRAANGWLAG
- a CDS encoding NADPH:quinone oxidoreductase family protein; the encoded protein is MKAVLCKAWGDPGSLDFGEVPAPALKPGHIRIAVHGAGINFADTLMIAGKYQEKPDFPFSPGLEVAGVVSEAAPEVTHLKAGDRVMAYTGHGGFAEEAVVPAVQAFVVPKTMDLVTAAGFPVAYGTSHVALAYRANLRPGETLLVNGASSGVGLTAVEIGKVIGATVIATAGSPEKLEVARKAGADHGIDYSREDIRERVKAITEGRGADVIYDPVGGDVFDASLRSIAWDGRLVVIGFASGRIAQAPTNYILIKNCAVIGVLWGASVRRDPALARKSYDELFRWYEEGKLRPLVSRTIPLAEAGEALSLMMARKITGKVVLTTGHT
- a CDS encoding antibiotic biosynthesis monooxygenase codes for the protein MHVVVFEVIPNEGRAHEYFDLAKELASELQKIDGFVSVERFESLTERGKYLSLSTWRDEAAIKIWRGHAEHQMAQARGKGGIFKHFRIRVAAVVRDYDFRDERAATHAASER
- a CDS encoding DUF1127 domain-containing protein, which codes for MNQISMELSSAAGGREPRGRHGGHEIRVGLVQLSQALAHQIHLWRERARQRRELMSLGEEGLKDIGLGQSEAYHEYAKPFWRR
- a CDS encoding transcriptional regulator GcvA, which gives rise to MARRLPPLKALPDFEAAARHLSFTKAADELHVTHGAVSRQVKSLEDFLGVQLFRRLNRALRLTDEGQAYLSTVRTLLEGLAEATDRIRKRDEQGGLVVSTTMSFTIKWLVPRLARFRERHPEIDVRVQAEDQVVDFVRDGVDIGIRYGRGEYPGLKSDRLMRDDFVPVCSPALLDGEHPLRQPSDLKYHALLHEMGTQIDWRTWLMAAGVEGVDPSRGPVYSHSSLIIQAAINGEGVALGRTALIMEDLAAGRLVVPFDITLKAEYAYYVVYPPRAIERAKVRAFRDWLLEEAAAEQSLAAVVRA
- a CDS encoding pyridoxal phosphate-dependent aminotransferase gives rise to the protein MNQILTKIFGKAERLAGRIRADISALEPQRISEVSKLALGDPRVIPLWYGESDVTTPEFIREAAKAAIDRGETFYTHKRGIPDLRQALADYMSGLYGRKIDMDRVTITAAGMNAIMVLMELVVEKGDNVVTVSPAWPNGSATVHIMGAELRQVVLDQEQGRWKLDLNKLLDAADQDTRMFFINSPNNPTGWMMTREEQKALLDFCRERNIWILADEVYHRLVYNSNTAPSFLEIAEPGDPVFIANTFSKAWAMTGWRMGWITAPAPLGDIIGELVGYNTSGVPTFLQPAAATALRKGEPFVKEMVARCRAGRDIVADHLAEIPRVRFIPPDAAFYAFFEVADMSDSLAMAQRLVREAGVGLAPGSAFGAGGEGHLRLCFAQAPSLLEEAMARIKKVLR
- a CDS encoding acetoacetate--CoA ligase — translated: MAEPRRRHQSRENRSEGADAPLWRPDAERIARSNLRAFMSRIEADWGVKATDYASLHRFSIEEMEKFWLSTWDFAGVIAETRGEVTIENPGKMPGVHFFPQARLNFAENLLRRRDKSPAIVFWGEDKARRTLSWAELYDAVSRLAQALEAQGVGVGDRVAGWLPNMPETVIAMLAATSLGAIWSSSSPDFGVRGVLDRFGQIKPKVLLAVDGYHYNGKTHDCLERLSEIAAGMPTLERVVVVPYASASPTLRGIRNGVPMGDFVSDYKPRDIAFRRLPFNHPIYILYSSGTTGVPKCIVHGAGGVLLTHLKEHKLHCDIRPGDRVFWFTTCGWMMWNWLVSALAAEATLLLYDGSPFYPDGNVVFDFADATGMNFFGTSAKYIDACHKAKLEPIKTHSLATVRAIGSTGSPLVPEGFDYVYNYVKKDVHLASVSGGTDIVACFVGGNPIGPVWRGEIQGPLLGLAVEVFDEDGKAVEGEKGELVCTKPFPSMPVGFWDDPGDKKYHAAYFEKFPGVWCHGDWCMVTEHGGIVIYGRSDATLKPGGVRIGTAEIYRQVEQLDEVVESIVIGQDWDGDVRVVLFVKLHDDLKLDAVLIDKIKAQIKRNTTPRHVPAKIVQVHDIPRTKSGKIVELAVRDVVHGRSVKNIEALANPEALELFKEIPELKR